The Oryza brachyantha chromosome 6, ObraRS2, whole genome shotgun sequence region gaaAGTAGGGCAAAACTATTTATGATAGGTTTGTTATTAAACCCCTTTGATGAACCCTATTCCTTTTGTACACCTTGCATGTATTATACTTGTTTATTTATGGTTATGGCTTGCTGGGTATTTTTGTACTCACCCCTTGCATAAAACGTGGTTCAGAAGAACAGGTCTTCGTCAATGTTGCTCGTGTTAGGGTCGCTTCCTTCGCTTGAGCTTGCCTGTGGTGTTGTTGAGTCTTCTGCTTGCTGTCTGGTTGGTCTTTGCGAAAAGCTAAGCCGACATGCCATATTTCCGCTGCTAAGTAAGTGTACTTCGCTGAGCTTATGCTTTTATATCTTTTCTGTGCGTAACTGTATCCTGGGCAGTTGTGGCCTGTGGGATTTCTGTTTATTTCAGGTGCACCCTCACAAAAGATGCAATCGTcgatagaaaatcttatccacAAGAAGCCGAATTCgagaaggaatcgtgaagacccaGGGCTTGGCGGTgcaaatttatcaattaattagagttagttaggatttttattttatctctaaggggGTTAGAGTCCAATCgagacttgtgtgttagagatagaatctaagtaggagtttgttatttctttttatctattaggagttgtatgtcgtgtccaatacggcctagcctcaacccgagggtataaatatgtatacctggggtcattatttttcatctacattaatttatagatcaattactcttagcgcatcgccaccctcctaactgaggtttcaactccggtggaacttggcacctgacgtggggctgcatcgtctcgatctccgacggaggggtaagtcctacgttctgccgggccacggtaatcgttcggctagattagaactgtctcagttcagtccgatcttctaatctagttgcacgattgctagttatcatatcagtttcaacCTAGATCattttcgtgttttgagttgatctggtcgatcactttgggcgatctatgttggtttgatattctctatttgacatattcaatctaatactatctcggttaggtctgatctagtagattgcgtttgtcagatgttttatattagattgatgtattttactcattgttttatcggagtaccagtcGATAAGTTActagtcatcggctcattggtttgatagcaatctagatctgtttagtatctatcctgacattgctaggtttaatcttgaactgtcttggttgggtccgatcttctatgattattcttagcaatttgggctaggtattttatagatcttagtTGTTTGTTCgtcgtctatagccgatgattctTGCCGATCTAtgtgtttatcatatttacatcaatatagtagtcgattgccttactgttttattttttaccaatcggcttgatttagttagatcgatagttatttatattgcatcggcttatgaggattacatgcaaattggatttagccgatcgcaacacatgattcattatttattCCAAGTAGTTCgtcgatttatttattagccttatcgatcttcatgtttcctataattatatcgtgctcgactgcatactgtcttggttaagtccaatctctgtacgtctagttcgatctggttatagtgGCTTGTCCGaccgactaagattaataagtaacttgtctgattatgttggtctaatatttatttcaagtctTTCTATTGgtgttctagccgatccatgttttttacagccgatcatttatcctatcggctaaccgttgcaaCATCAACATTCGATCGACTGGATATTCAGTCACCTATCAGCTTGATAGCCAATTGGATTGTTTTACTATTCATCtcgtcagttgcaggatcaaactgactggcacgcccgcgcattctaagaatttagatcCTGCACTGGAGTTGTCTAAGATTAACtctcaggccttcgtgtgtgacacgtcagatcatatttttgacgtcaacacatGGGTGCTAAGAAAAATATGGCACCAAGTGAAAAGATCGGTGCAAATGAAGATAGAGAACCCCACTAAGAGGGCAAAATTTGGCTTAGAAAATACCGGCGTTTAGGAATGCTAAAAAGATATGAGTTGTTTTGGGCAACGGTTGGAGTaactttttttcctccaatatcgatatttgattttttttactcataTTAGACTGTTTTGCAGATGCTCTTAGGCCATGGTCCTCGAGAGACCATCTACCCCTTTCTACACCGAGTATAAAATTACATAACCGAATACGACTAAGCATGTATCATATCTAAACCAATCATGCTCGATTAGTTTTGGAAACCCAGACATATAATATTTACGCTCGCCATATACTTTGTTGGTTACAACATGCTATCTATCTTTACAActtgatttatattttggaacctATCTATCTTTACAGCTTGATTTATATTTCGGAACCTACTTATTCGAATACGTAAAGTATATTGTACCCCTGATCCGAGTATCCCACGATGTCAATCATCTTTTTAgctgttatatatattgacaTGTCTAAAATAGATTGAGTCACCGAACAAATGTTACGCTGTAATggatttattcaaaaaatcaacatttataaataactgACTAACAATTAAGCTGCATCCAGAATTTAATTTCACACCTCTCCTTAATATCTAGAGAAATAATCTATTTTGGACGtctgttatttaatttgaACGCTAATCTACCTTATGGAAGTTGGAGTTCTTTCACTTAACGGCAGAAAATTAGAGTTCGGTTGCAGGACATCTTCAACCCAACTCCACCTTAAGAAAATTGAAGTTCTATTCCAGGATGTCATGAAcgcttatattttggacaaTATTGTTTATCCTTTTGCATGGATCCAACACGCAAACTGTAAACTACAGGCTTATCATTCTCCTGTGCAGCAATATTGTCAgtctaaaataactttttcgAATAAGATCACACTTTGAACAAGGAAAAGAGTGCTGCAGACTTGTGTATGCCAATCGCTTGAATACTGTCAGCCCCGAACCGATATCAACCACAAATCACGCTGGTCAGTCACACTCGAGGATTTGTACAGCCATTTACCTTCCTCCATCCTTTTGCTTGTATATCAGCTTGCAAgccaacatttaaaattttaaacttaaacttaaagttaaatttagggttTTCTCATCTTAGTTTATCTTGTAGCCTCTGTTTTCTTTAAATTGCAAAGAACACGGGGTAAAAGTttaagttttatctataaattatgttttaatcattaataatttgTTTCGCGTATGCTTAATTTCAGAGGGAAAATGAACCTTAAATCACTTATCTCTTACACCGCTAGTTATGTAATTAGATTCATCAAATGAATAATTTTACATTTGTCAAAATGTGTACATTGCAGAACATGcaattgaaaagaaaagacacTGATAAACTGAACTGAAAATGTGGGCGATATGCTACTCTACCTGCACAGCTTCATGTTTTCACCGCGGGTAATGGTTCAGATTGGTAGGCATCCTCCAAACGACATTTCAGCAACTGATCTCACATGAGCACATGACCAACTGATGGCCTGATGCTAGTATAGTACCAATTCGCCAGAAAACACTAAAATCATAACATTCTCATCAGTTGAACTAATTCCACCCTCAAAATTTCCGCAAAAGAAACACAAATCTATCATTGATCCATGTAGCAGCAATTCTGATAAAAAGGAACACGAATTTGTCATAGATCCATGTAGCAGCAATTCTgataaaaagaaacacaaatCTTTCAGCGATCCATGTAGCACCAGGATCCCTGGTTACTCAAAGAGATCCAAGAACGTCTCGGCGACCTCCTTCGTCAGCTCCTCCCGCTGCATGCGCACCTTGACCTCAGCCAGCCGCACCTTCCTCGCCTTCGCCTCCAGCACCGCCGCCTTCTCGTCGCCGATGCGCGCGAACGACCTCCTGAACATCCCTTCAGCGGCGGGGCACAGCCCGCTCGCCTcgaccacctccacctccgcggCGAGGCAAGGGTACAGCGCTTCCAGCTCCCAGAGCTCCCTCGGTTCATGGTGCGCGatggccttcttcttcttcttcttcttcttcttcttcatcatcatcatcatcatcttcatcttaCTCCTGCCGCGGTCGGCCCCCCAGAGTGACTTGGAAAGCCTGTAGATCTTGAGGTCGTGGTCCTTCACCGGGACGACGCCGCGGGACGAGATCCGATTCCAGGTGGCGCCGTACCGGATGTGGAGGGATTTCAGCAGCCGGGAGATCGCTCGGGCGTCGATGCGGGTTTCCGTCAGGAGGCGGCCCCGGAGAGCCGCGAGGAGGTCGTCCGGCGCCGGCATCTGGCCGTGCCGCTGGCGGTGCGAGGAGGCGGCCTCGAGGATCGAGATCTCGTCGGCGGGGCACCACTTGAGCTCGTACGAGCTTGGTTTCTTCTTGGCCCCGGAGGCTCCTGATCCAGAGGAGCCGCCCGAGGACGGATCTCTTCGAtcaccggcggaggcggctggcCCCGCCTCGTCGAAGGATGCCGAAGACGGCTGTCGGCTGAGCTTCCCAGCCATAGGCGGCCTGCGCGCTGGCGGTGGGGACTGGGGACATTGGTGTATTTTCTTTCCAACTATCGGTGTTATAACTACACTAGCAcatggccgcgttcggcacgGGGAGCGTCGGATGGTTATCCGGTGCGTAAAGactagtatataattaattattaattattaaaaatttaaaatatattagtatgatttttaaagtaatttttaatatattttttaaaaaaatacatgaatttgaaaaatacgtgtctgaaaaacgagagaatcctGTATAAATTAGCATAAAGTTGAAGGTGGCCATTGTATGTATAAATTGGctactttctttttcctctagATTTTGTTTTCTCGATTAAAAGTTACATTTTTATAGGCTTCCATcgtcttgtttttttaaataatttgcatgtaaaacttttgtatatgtatccACAGTGactcaaaagtaaaaaattgtaaaacaaaccacgatgaaaaaaatcacaaaatcaactctaaaattaagttacaaaattcaaattttggtttataaatggCTGCAAAtgtgaaacgatgggagccatAACTGCAAAtgtgaaacgatgggagccataatgtttctatataaaatttatcatcttacctatacaaaatagatttttaggTTTGTCAAAGATAATTCTACCGTTAcactattaaataaatatttatcataaaatcataaaacctTTTATCTTTCGTCTAAAAGTTTAAAAGAGCATCACCATTGTAACGAGAttgtaatgaaaaaaataatcattaacCTACTATTACTATTATTATGTATACATTATATGTTAATTGATCTATATATTGTCTACTTTCTTTAAAATGGGAGTTTGTGTTGTGATTATGGCATCATGGCTACTCATTTTTAAGGTTGTATGGATACTGGTATATGGACTTATACGAGAGTGGATCCTACCACTGACGATTCGCAGCCACTATAATTTTCATCATTAGAAACTGCATAAAATTTCATGATTTTCTATAATcctacaaattttaaaact contains the following coding sequences:
- the LOC102722504 gene encoding uncharacterized protein LOC102722504, which codes for MAGKLSRQPSSASFDEAGPAASAGDRRDPSSGGSSGSGASGAKKKPSSYELKWCPADEISILEAASSHRQRHGQMPAPDDLLAALRGRLLTETRIDARAISRLLKSLHIRYGATWNRISSRGVVPVKDHDLKIYRLSKSLWGADRGRSKMKMMMMMMKKKKKKKKKKAIAHHEPRELWELEALYPCLAAEVEVVEASGLCPAAEGMFRRSFARIGDEKAAVLEAKARKVRLAEVKVRMQREELTKEVAETFLDLFE